A part of Microbulbifer sp. MI-G genomic DNA contains:
- a CDS encoding bifunctional prephenate dehydrogenase/3-phosphoshikimate 1-carboxyvinyltransferase codes for MDQVQVGRLVVIGVGLIGGSFALALKTAGACREVIGVAPPGKTCEQAKSLGIVDSASSSLAEVLPQLEASDLVFIAVPTLAVESVFAQIRAYMPEGVTVTDGASVKGSVVRAAKTVWGRVPSFLVPGHPIAGSEHSGAAAARDDLYYNHRVILTPLPETGTGHLQRVVQLWQVAGASVLKMSVEEHDVVLAATSHLPHVIAFSLVDTLAHDAENENIFRYAAGGFRDFTRIASSDPVMWRDIMLANRDAILKAIDLYSLNLSALREAIASGDSTSLMGVFTRAKTARDQVTKVLTKQACSEFMPTKAMTFTAQPGGCVIGRLRVPGDKSMSHRAIMLGSLAEGVTEVAGFLEGEDALATLQAFRDMGVVIEGPVNGRVTIHGVGLRGLKMPPGPLYLGNSGTSMRLLAGLLAGLGFDITLTGDASLSKRPMDRVAGPLREMGAIIETGSGGRPPLRIKGGRRLYGIDYRLPMASAQVKSAVLLAGLYASGETSTVEPAPTRDHTERMLQGFGYPLHRDGAKSTLCGGGNLKACHIDVPADISSAAFFMVAAAISPGSDIVLEHVGVNPTRHGVINILGLMGADIQQFNKREISGEPVADIRVRYSPLKGIRIPETQVPLAIDEFPALFIAAACADGETVLTGAAELRVKESDRIQAMADGLAVLGVEAKPTPDGIVIPGGRARTVFSGGTVDSLGDHRIAMAFAVASLRAKDTIRILHCANVATSFPNFADLAVSVGLRLQLA; via the coding sequence CTGATAGGTGGTAGTTTTGCACTCGCATTAAAAACTGCAGGGGCATGTCGCGAGGTGATTGGGGTTGCGCCCCCGGGGAAAACCTGCGAACAGGCAAAATCGCTCGGGATAGTTGACAGTGCCAGCAGCAGTCTTGCCGAGGTTCTGCCCCAGTTGGAAGCCAGTGATCTGGTTTTTATCGCCGTGCCAACCCTGGCTGTGGAATCGGTGTTTGCCCAAATTAGAGCCTACATGCCTGAGGGCGTTACAGTGACAGATGGTGCCAGTGTCAAAGGCAGTGTGGTGCGCGCGGCGAAAACAGTGTGGGGCAGGGTGCCCAGTTTTTTGGTACCGGGTCACCCCATCGCGGGCTCTGAGCACAGTGGTGCAGCCGCTGCGCGCGATGACCTTTATTACAATCACCGGGTTATCCTAACCCCCCTGCCCGAGACCGGTACAGGCCATTTGCAGCGGGTGGTGCAATTGTGGCAGGTAGCGGGTGCGTCAGTGTTAAAGATGTCTGTGGAAGAGCACGATGTTGTACTCGCAGCTACCAGCCATCTTCCTCACGTGATTGCCTTTAGTCTCGTGGATACGCTGGCGCACGACGCGGAAAATGAAAATATATTCCGCTATGCCGCGGGGGGGTTTCGCGATTTTACCCGTATCGCTTCCAGTGATCCGGTAATGTGGCGAGACATCATGCTGGCCAACCGGGACGCCATTCTAAAGGCGATCGACCTCTATAGCCTCAACCTGTCGGCCTTGCGCGAAGCCATCGCCTCCGGTGACAGCACCAGTCTGATGGGTGTATTTACCCGTGCCAAAACAGCGCGGGATCAGGTAACCAAAGTGTTGACAAAACAAGCGTGTTCAGAATTTATGCCGACAAAAGCAATGACCTTTACCGCTCAGCCAGGGGGGTGTGTCATCGGCAGGCTGCGTGTGCCCGGCGACAAGTCCATGTCACACCGCGCAATCATGCTGGGCTCTCTGGCAGAGGGTGTGACAGAGGTAGCGGGTTTTCTTGAGGGAGAGGATGCACTGGCGACCCTGCAGGCCTTTCGCGATATGGGGGTGGTTATCGAGGGGCCGGTCAATGGGCGGGTCACCATCCACGGTGTAGGTTTGCGTGGCCTGAAGATGCCGCCGGGACCACTCTATCTGGGTAACTCCGGCACCTCAATGCGCCTGCTGGCGGGCCTCCTTGCCGGGTTGGGTTTCGATATCACCCTGACCGGTGATGCATCTCTGTCCAAGCGCCCTATGGATCGGGTTGCCGGTCCTCTGCGGGAGATGGGGGCGATCATTGAAACGGGCTCTGGAGGACGGCCACCTCTGCGCATCAAAGGGGGGCGCCGGCTGTACGGGATCGATTATCGCTTGCCAATGGCCAGTGCCCAGGTGAAATCCGCGGTCTTGCTGGCTGGCCTCTATGCCAGCGGCGAAACCTCGACTGTAGAGCCTGCGCCGACACGCGATCACACTGAACGCATGTTGCAGGGATTTGGCTATCCGCTGCATCGCGATGGTGCCAAGTCCACGCTCTGTGGCGGGGGCAATCTCAAGGCCTGCCATATCGATGTGCCAGCGGATATCTCCTCCGCGGCCTTCTTTATGGTGGCTGCGGCAATCTCGCCCGGTTCAGATATTGTGCTGGAACATGTCGGTGTCAATCCGACCCGCCATGGCGTGATCAATATTCTGGGTTTGATGGGGGCTGACATTCAACAGTTCAACAAGCGCGAGATCAGCGGCGAGCCTGTGGCGGATATCAGGGTGCGTTACTCACCTCTAAAAGGCATCCGAATTCCTGAGACGCAGGTGCCGCTCGCCATTGATGAATTCCCTGCATTGTTTATTGCCGCAGCCTGTGCGGATGGAGAGACAGTGCTGACGGGTGCTGCCGAACTGCGTGTCAAGGAGAGTGACAGGATCCAGGCGATGGCGGATGGCCTTGCGGTTCTGGGCGTGGAAGCGAAGCCGACTCCGGATGGCATTGTGATACCGGGTGGGCGGGCGCGGACGGTATTTAGTGGGGGAACTGTCGATAGCCTGGGGGATCACCGCATTGCCATGGCTTTTGCTGTGGCATCTTTGCGCGCAAAGGATACAATCCGCATCCTGCACTGCGCCAACGTGGCGACCTCATTTCCGAATTTTGCCGACCTGGCTGTCAGCGTGGGTCTGCGGTTGCAATTGGCTTAA
- the cmk gene encoding (d)CMP kinase → MSDTNKLPPVIAIDGPSGSGKGTIAKLLAERLNFFLLDSGALYRTAALAALDRRVDLTDEVALAQVAKELDVRFAVHDSQLQVYLEGREVTSDIRMERVSMAASRVAAIPAVRAALLQRQRDFRRLPGLVADGRDMGTTVFPDAQVKIYLTAGAEERARRRAAQLRGEGVSVSLRDLLEDIRARDALDMNREASPLAAAEDAVELDSTGVDIEAVLQRVLTLVLDRIQPGVP, encoded by the coding sequence ATGAGTGATACAAACAAGCTGCCGCCGGTCATCGCGATTGATGGACCCAGCGGATCGGGCAAGGGCACTATTGCCAAGTTGCTGGCGGAGCGGTTGAATTTCTTCCTGCTGGATTCGGGCGCCCTGTACCGGACAGCGGCGCTGGCGGCCCTGGACAGGAGGGTGGACCTGACCGATGAGGTCGCATTGGCGCAGGTGGCAAAGGAACTCGATGTTCGCTTTGCTGTGCACGATAGCCAGCTGCAGGTTTACCTGGAGGGACGTGAGGTCACCAGTGACATTCGCATGGAGCGGGTGAGTATGGCTGCTTCCAGGGTGGCTGCGATTCCGGCGGTGCGTGCAGCCCTGCTGCAACGACAGCGGGATTTTCGGCGGCTGCCGGGCCTTGTGGCCGACGGCCGGGATATGGGTACCACGGTTTTCCCCGACGCCCAAGTCAAAATCTACTTGACCGCGGGTGCCGAGGAGCGCGCCAGAAGGCGGGCGGCGCAGTTGCGGGGGGAGGGGGTTTCTGTTAGCCTCCGCGACCTGCTGGAGGACATCCGTGCCCGTGACGCACTGGATATGAACCGAGAAGCCTCTCCCCTGGCTGCCGCTGAGGATGCGGTTGAACTCGACAGTACCGGGGTCGATATTGAGGCAGTCCTGCAGCGGGTACTGACGCTGGTACTCGACCGGATCCAGCCCGGGGTTCCCTAA